A portion of the Platichthys flesus chromosome 7, fPlaFle2.1, whole genome shotgun sequence genome contains these proteins:
- the usp19 gene encoding ubiquitin carboxyl-terminal hydrolase 19 isoform X3, producing MASSGGTGMAGAETAGRRGGAQQRAGSGRDGCSDLSSSTSKKKQKDRANQESREAKRAAAAAAAVVDGVIAEVKKDVFVDWKQNVNEVTVRLRCGEGVQRIEDINTTFTDTHCHVCFPDGRQWSCQLQEEIEASCSRVQYKEKGGFLHVIMHKKIPFHIWPSLKSNKKEKEAAPTETKNDKELKIMPVALESSETHKLSSLQPQLHPLPPSLPAHSESRLDGGKTERGVKRCMKSKPACDTVDTVGVNSEAGDGSATTNKPVAITRGEQQPQEPSAKRTIVHQPKTTNKATASADNGAQSIKSDGNAPHTHLPAGRSPQTQRRVEDNRAERLGDGHEQKARAAVAAPSHTNKTQVEEERNQSSDRSGATSHGHENQPAAPVSNSDSVKPVSFNNEVEPEQKPEKSPVEQESEQGTPIRLQLGSRETEPLPTVGMAAKRDLSPGGAQRQGSCEGEEKRDQSKEEPSLEIKKQEAPEPMVNLQIVKSDSYEKGTDLMVVNVYMKGICRETAKVIFREQDFTLIFQTCDANFLRLNSDWEANTVFKWQVKLRNLIQPELCSYSFTPSRLDITLKKRHSQRWGGLEAPAPQGAVGGAKVAVPSSPACMEKSQPGSSQHSLPAKEEPPRVGEEKPKASSRVEEGGLDNVAPRTVSEHVAITKPEPTVTSPKPTCMVQPMTHAPPASKERHEEEEEKKVCLPGFTGLVNLGNTCFMNSVIQSLSNTRELRDYFHDRGFEAEINCSNPLGTGGRLAIGFAVLLRALWKGTHHAFQPSKLKAIVASKASQFTGYAQHDAQEFMAFLLDGLHEDLNRIQNKPYTETVDSDGRLDEMVAEEAWQRHKMRNDSFIVDLFQGQFKSKLVCPTCSKVSITFDPFLYLPVPLPQKQKVLSVFYFAKEPHKKPIKFLVSVSKENSSTFEVLESISRSVRVKPENLRLAEVGKNRFHRMFLPSHSLDTVSSSDTLFCFEVLSKDLAKERVVLLRVQQKLQVPNIPISKCAACLKPPVCEEDKLKRCTRCYRVGYCNQVCQRTHWPNHKGLCRPNTEYVGLPFLASVPESRLSYARLTQLLEGYSRFSINVFQPPFQSGRTSPESSQCRADLHPVPAASSDGVGSGDEAMGGSSPVGAGDMELESPSLLPEQAECGLVSAPHSVEAVSVSSSQTSLSTTRTSDSGFSEPVTTNSCCSLDPHAEKETSCEKAIRPEAAVTGYQQPSETASGHASQFYISLLDSNNKEQRLDENEDLLADLPEDVTLELVWKNNERLKEYVLVSSKELDYEEDPGSLSETARAGHFTLEQCLNLFTKPEVLAPEEAWYCPKCQQHREASKQLLLWRLPNVLIIQLKRFSFRSFIWRDKINDMVDFPVRNLDLSKFCIGQKDEMQQPPIYDLYAVINHYGGMIGGHYTAYARLPSDKNSQRSDVGWRLFDDSTVTMVEESQVVTRYAYVLFYRRRNSPVERPPRFHRPVGAESPTAAGATASQASGQSLFETDLDPEGPPTRTTEVPSDLFAHSGECTEPSYSNMEEVD from the exons ATGGCCAGCAGCGGTGGGACCGGCATGGCTGGAGCCGAGACAGCGGGCCGTCGCGGTGGGGCTCAGCAGAGAGCAGGCAGTGGCAGGGACGGCTGCTCGGACCTGTCCTCTAGTACCAGTAagaaaaagcagaaggacagagCCAACCAGGAGAGCAGAGAGGCCAAGAGGGCAGCTGCAGCCGCTGCAGCAGTAGTAGATGGGGTCATCGCAGAAGTCAAGAAAG atgtgtttgtgGACTGGAAGCAGAATGTTAATGAAGTTACTGTCAGGCTGCGCTGTGGGGAGGGGGTGCAGAGGATAGAGGACATCAACACCACTTTCACCGATACACACTGCCACGTGTGCTTCCCTG atggacgacagtgGAGCTGCCAGTTGCAGGAGGAAATTGAGGCCTCATGTAGCAGAGTCCAGTACAAGGAGAAGGGAGGTTTCCTGCATGTCATCATGCACAAGAAGATTCCCTTTCATATCTGGCCATCGCTTAAG TCAaacaagaaggagaaggaggcagCACCTACCGAGACCAAAAATGACAAGGAGCTGAAGATAATGCCTGTCGCCTTGGAGTcatcagagacacacaaactgtcctCCCTGCAGCCACAACTTCATCCCTTACCTCCCTCCTTGCCTGCTCACAGCGAATCAAGACTTGACGGGGGGAAAACTGAGCGGGGTGTCAAGCGCTGCATGAAAAGCAAACCGGCTTGTGACACTGTGGACACTGTAGGGGTGAATAGTGAAGCAGGAGATGGCTCAGCCACCACCAACAAGCCTGTGGCCATCACGAGAGGTGAGCAGCAGCCTCAGGAACCCAGTGCGAAGCGCACCATCGTACACCAACCCAAGACCACTAACAAGGCCACAGCATCTGCTGACAATGGCGCACAATCCATCAAGTCTGATGGTAacgctccacacacacacctgcccgCTGGTCGGAGCCCACAGACACAACGCAGGGTTGAAGataacagagcagagagactCGGGGATGGTCACGAGCAGAAAGCTCGAGCTGCTGTCGCGGCTCCCAGCCATACCAACAAAACTCAG gtggaggaggaacgAAATCAGTCGTCAGACAGGTCTGGAGCAACATCACATGGCCATGAAAACCAACCAGCAGCTCCTGTCAGCAACAGTGACTCTGTAAAGCCTGTCTCCTTCAACAATGAAGTGGAACCTGAGCAAAAGCCAGAGAAAAGTCCTGTTGAGCAGGAATCAGAGCAGGGAACTCCGATCCGCCTGCAGCTCGGATCAAGAGAGACGGAACCCCTACCAACTGTTGGCATGGCTGCCAAACGAGACCTTTCCCCTGGTGGTGCCCAGAGGCAGGGCAGCtgtgaaggagaggagaagagggatcAGTCAAAGGAGGAGCCCTCGCTGGAAATTAAGAAACAGGAAG CCCCAGAACCAATGGTTAACCTCCAAATTGTGAAGAGCGATTCATATGAGAAGGGCACCGATCTGATGGTGGTTAATGTCTACATGAAGGGaatctgcagggaaacagccaAGGTCATCTTCAGGGAACAGGACTTCACGCTCATCTTCCAGACATG TGATGCTAATTTTCTGCGGCTTAATTCCGATTGGGAGGCCAACACAGTTTTCAAGTGGCAAGTCAAACTCAG GAACCTAATCCAGCCTGAGCTGTGCAGCTACTCGTTCACCCCGTCCCGGCTGGACATCACTCTGAAGAAGAGACACAGCCAGCGCTGGGGGGGTCTGGAGGCCCCTGCACCACAAG GTGCAGTGGGTGGCGCCAAAGTTGCTGTGCCATCCAGCCCGGCCTGCATGGAGAAAAGCCAGCCAGGCAGTAGCCAGCACAGCCTCCCAGCCAAGGAGGAGCCACCGAGAGTCGGGGAGGAGAAACCCAAGGCCTCCTCcagagtggaggaggggggtcTGGATAACGTGGCTCCTCGAACAGTCTCTGAGCATGTTGCTATTACCAAGCCAGAGCCCACGGTTACTTCG CCCAAGCCTACCTGCATGGTGCAGCCTATGACACATGCACCTCCTGCTAGCAAAGAGCggcatgaggaagaggaggagaagaaggtgtGCCTTCCTGGTTTTACAGGACTGGTCAACCTTGGCAACACCTGCTTCATGAACAGTGTTATCCAATCCCTATCCAACACCAGAGAACTCAGGGATTACTTCCATG ATCGAGGATTTGAGGCTGAAATCAACTGCAGTAATCCGCTGGGAACAGGAGGCAGGCTAGCCATCGGCTTTGCAGTGCTGCTCAGGGCCCTTTGGAAAGGAACACATCATGCCTTCCAACCCTCAAAGCTCAAG GCGATTGTGGCCAGCAAAGCCAGTCAGTTTACGGGTTACGCCCAGCACGACGCTCAGGAGTTCATGGCTTTCTTGCTGGATGGGCTCCACGAGGACTTGAACCGCATTCAGAATAAACCATATACAGAGACGGTCGACTCGGACGGACGTCTGGATGAA ATGGTGGCAGAGGAGGCATGGCAGAGGCACAAGATGAGGAACGACTCCTTTATCGTTGATCTTTTCCAAGGCCAGTTCAAATCCAAGCTGGTTTGCCCCACATGCTCCaag GTGTCAATCACCTTTGACCCCTTCCTCTACCTCCCAGTCCCATTGCCACAGAAACAAAAGGTGCTGTCCGTTTTCTACTTTGCTAAGGAACCACATAAAAAACCTATCAAG tttttggttAGTGTGAGCAAGGAGAACTCCAGCACTTTTGAAGTCCTGGAATCCATATCCAGGAGCGTGAGGGTCAAACCAGAGAACCTGAGACTGGCAGAG GTTGGGAAGAACCGCTTCCACCGCATGTTCCTGCCGTCCCATTCTCTGGACACGGTGTCCTCCTCTGACACACTGTTCTGCTTTGAGGTGCTATCCAAAGACCTGGCCAAAGAGAGAGTGGTTTTGCTCAGAGTACAACAG AAACTCCAGGTCCCTAATATCCCCATCTCAAAGTGTGCTGCCTGCCTGAAGCCGCCAGTTTGTGAGGAGGACAAACTGAAACGCTGCACTCGCTGCTATCGTGTAGGCTACTGCAATCA AGTATGTCAGAGAACCCACTGGCCCAATCACAAGGGTCTCTGTCGACCCAACACGGAATATGTGGGCCTGCCCTTCCTGGCCAGCGTGCCAGAGTCTCGACTCTCCTACGCCCGCCTCACTCAGCTTCTAGAGGGCTACTCCAG ATTTTCCATCAACGTGTTTCAGCCTCCTTTCCAGTCAGGCAGGACATCCCCTGAGTCATCCCAGTGCCGAGCAGACCTCCACCCAGTGCCAGCAGCCTCATCTGATGGTGTTGGATCAGGGGATGAAGCCATGGGTGGGAGCAGTCCTGTAGGAGCAGGTGACATGGAGCTGGAGAGCCCCTCTCTGCTGCCTGAGCAGGCAGAGTGCGGTCTTGTCTCAGCCCCCCACTCTGTGGAGGCAGTGTCCGTCTCGTCCTCCCAGACTTCTCTCTCCACCACGCGAACCTCAGATTCAGGATTCTCTGAGCCAGTCACTACAaattcctgctgctctctggacCCTCACGCTGAAAAAGAGACGTCATGTGAGAAGGCCATCCGGCCAGAAG CTGCAGTAACCGGGTACCAGCAACCAAGTGAGACAGCATCAGGTCATGCCAGTCAGTTCTACATCTCTCTGCTGGACTCAAACAACAAAGAACAGAGGCTGGATGAGAACG AAGACTTGCTCGCTGACCTCCCTGAAGACGTGACCTTGGAGCTGGTATGGAAAAACAACGAACGCCTGAAGGAGTACGTGCTGGTGAGCTCTAAGGAGCTGGACTACGAGGAGGACCCTGGCTCTCTGAGTGAGACAGCCAGAGCTGGACACTTCACCCTGGAGCAGTGCCTTAACCTCTTTACCAAGCCTGAGGTGCTGGCACCAGAAGAGGCATG GTATTGTCCAAAATGCCAGCAGCACCGTGAGGCctccaaacagctgctgctgtggcgtCTGCCCAACGTTCTGATCATCCAGCTCAAACGCTTCTCCTTCAGGAGCTTCATCTGGAGGGATAAGATCAATGACATGGTGGACTTCCCCGTCAG GAATCTGGACCTGAGTAAGTTCTGCATAGGCCAGAAGGATGAGATGCAACAACCTCCTATCTATGACTTGTATGCAGTCATCAACCACTACGGTGGAATGATAGGTGGCCACTACACAGCCTACGCTCGCCTGCCAAGCGACAAGAACAGCCAGCGCAGTGATGTTG GCTGGCGTCTGTTTGATGACAGCACTGTGACAATGGTGGAGGAGAGCCAGGTGGTAACACGCTACGCCTACGTCCTGTTCTACCGGCGACGCAACTCCCCTGTTGAGAGGCCACCACGGTTCCACCGGCCTGTAGGAGCCGAGTCGCCCACCGCTGCAGGAGCTACTGCCAGCCAG
- the usp19 gene encoding ubiquitin carboxyl-terminal hydrolase 19 isoform X2 yields MASSGGTGMAGAETAGRRGGAQQRAGSGRDGCSDLSSSTSKKKQKDRANQESREAKRAAAAAAAVVDGVIAEVKKDVFVDWKQNVNEVTVRLRCGEGVQRIEDINTTFTDTHCHVCFPDGRQWSCQLQEEIEASCSRVQYKEKGGFLHVIMHKKIPFHIWPSLKSNKKEKEAAPTETKNDKELKIMPVALESSETHKLSSLQPQLHPLPPSLPAHSESRLDGGKTERGVKRCMKSKPACDTVDTVGVNSEAGDGSATTNKPVAITRGEQQPQEPSAKRTIVHQPKTTNKATASADNGAQSIKSDGNAPHTHLPAGRSPQTQRRVEDNRAERLGDGHEQKARAAVAAPSHTNKTQVEEERNQSSDRSGATSHGHENQPAAPVSNSDSVKPVSFNNEVEPEQKPEKSPVEQESEQGTPIRLQLGSRETEPLPTVGMAAKRDLSPGGAQRQGSCEGEEKRDQSKEEPSLEIKKQEAPEPMVNLQIVKSDSYEKGTDLMVVNVYMKGICRETAKVIFREQDFTLIFQTCDANFLRLNSDWEANTVFKWQVKLRNLIQPELCSYSFTPSRLDITLKKRHSQRWGGLEAPAPQVGGAKVAVPSSPACMEKSQPGSSQHSLPAKEEPPRVGEEKPKASSRVEEGGLDNVAPRTVSEHVAITKPEPTVTSPKPTCMVQPMTHAPPASKERHEEEEEKKVCLPGFTGLVNLGNTCFMNSVIQSLSNTRELRDYFHDRGFEAEINCSNPLGTGGRLAIGFAVLLRALWKGTHHAFQPSKLKAIVASKASQFTGYAQHDAQEFMAFLLDGLHEDLNRIQNKPYTETVDSDGRLDEMVAEEAWQRHKMRNDSFIVDLFQGQFKSKLVCPTCSKVSITFDPFLYLPVPLPQKQKVLSVFYFAKEPHKKPIKFLVSVSKENSSTFEVLESISRSVRVKPENLRLAEVGKNRFHRMFLPSHSLDTVSSSDTLFCFEVLSKDLAKERVVLLRVQQKLQVPNIPISKCAACLKPPVCEEDKLKRCTRCYRVGYCNQVCQRTHWPNHKGLCRPNTEYVGLPFLASVPESRLSYARLTQLLEGYSRFSINVFQPPFQSGRTSPESSQCRADLHPVPAASSDGVGSGDEAMGGSSPVGAGDMELESPSLLPEQAECGLVSAPHSVEAVSVSSSQTSLSTTRTSDSGFSEPVTTNSCCSLDPHAEKETSCEKAIRPEAAVTGYQQPSETASGHASQFYISLLDSNNKEQRLDENEDLLADLPEDVTLELVWKNNERLKEYVLVSSKELDYEEDPGSLSETARAGHFTLEQCLNLFTKPEVLAPEEAWYCPKCQQHREASKQLLLWRLPNVLIIQLKRFSFRSFIWRDKINDMVDFPVRNLDLSKFCIGQKDEMQQPPIYDLYAVINHYGGMIGGHYTAYARLPSDKNSQRSDVGWRLFDDSTVTMVEESQVVTRYAYVLFYRRRNSPVERPPRFHRPVGAESPTAAGATASQASLIWRELEQEEEGLDEGPRRLFRSALWRPQSQRNREEEEKDRTEEPVRRHRGQRMSEYPDDDCVRYFVVGTLTAVLALLVNLLYPLLYKGN; encoded by the exons ATGGCCAGCAGCGGTGGGACCGGCATGGCTGGAGCCGAGACAGCGGGCCGTCGCGGTGGGGCTCAGCAGAGAGCAGGCAGTGGCAGGGACGGCTGCTCGGACCTGTCCTCTAGTACCAGTAagaaaaagcagaaggacagagCCAACCAGGAGAGCAGAGAGGCCAAGAGGGCAGCTGCAGCCGCTGCAGCAGTAGTAGATGGGGTCATCGCAGAAGTCAAGAAAG atgtgtttgtgGACTGGAAGCAGAATGTTAATGAAGTTACTGTCAGGCTGCGCTGTGGGGAGGGGGTGCAGAGGATAGAGGACATCAACACCACTTTCACCGATACACACTGCCACGTGTGCTTCCCTG atggacgacagtgGAGCTGCCAGTTGCAGGAGGAAATTGAGGCCTCATGTAGCAGAGTCCAGTACAAGGAGAAGGGAGGTTTCCTGCATGTCATCATGCACAAGAAGATTCCCTTTCATATCTGGCCATCGCTTAAG TCAaacaagaaggagaaggaggcagCACCTACCGAGACCAAAAATGACAAGGAGCTGAAGATAATGCCTGTCGCCTTGGAGTcatcagagacacacaaactgtcctCCCTGCAGCCACAACTTCATCCCTTACCTCCCTCCTTGCCTGCTCACAGCGAATCAAGACTTGACGGGGGGAAAACTGAGCGGGGTGTCAAGCGCTGCATGAAAAGCAAACCGGCTTGTGACACTGTGGACACTGTAGGGGTGAATAGTGAAGCAGGAGATGGCTCAGCCACCACCAACAAGCCTGTGGCCATCACGAGAGGTGAGCAGCAGCCTCAGGAACCCAGTGCGAAGCGCACCATCGTACACCAACCCAAGACCACTAACAAGGCCACAGCATCTGCTGACAATGGCGCACAATCCATCAAGTCTGATGGTAacgctccacacacacacctgcccgCTGGTCGGAGCCCACAGACACAACGCAGGGTTGAAGataacagagcagagagactCGGGGATGGTCACGAGCAGAAAGCTCGAGCTGCTGTCGCGGCTCCCAGCCATACCAACAAAACTCAG gtggaggaggaacgAAATCAGTCGTCAGACAGGTCTGGAGCAACATCACATGGCCATGAAAACCAACCAGCAGCTCCTGTCAGCAACAGTGACTCTGTAAAGCCTGTCTCCTTCAACAATGAAGTGGAACCTGAGCAAAAGCCAGAGAAAAGTCCTGTTGAGCAGGAATCAGAGCAGGGAACTCCGATCCGCCTGCAGCTCGGATCAAGAGAGACGGAACCCCTACCAACTGTTGGCATGGCTGCCAAACGAGACCTTTCCCCTGGTGGTGCCCAGAGGCAGGGCAGCtgtgaaggagaggagaagagggatcAGTCAAAGGAGGAGCCCTCGCTGGAAATTAAGAAACAGGAAG CCCCAGAACCAATGGTTAACCTCCAAATTGTGAAGAGCGATTCATATGAGAAGGGCACCGATCTGATGGTGGTTAATGTCTACATGAAGGGaatctgcagggaaacagccaAGGTCATCTTCAGGGAACAGGACTTCACGCTCATCTTCCAGACATG TGATGCTAATTTTCTGCGGCTTAATTCCGATTGGGAGGCCAACACAGTTTTCAAGTGGCAAGTCAAACTCAG GAACCTAATCCAGCCTGAGCTGTGCAGCTACTCGTTCACCCCGTCCCGGCTGGACATCACTCTGAAGAAGAGACACAGCCAGCGCTGGGGGGGTCTGGAGGCCCCTGCACCACAAG TGGGTGGCGCCAAAGTTGCTGTGCCATCCAGCCCGGCCTGCATGGAGAAAAGCCAGCCAGGCAGTAGCCAGCACAGCCTCCCAGCCAAGGAGGAGCCACCGAGAGTCGGGGAGGAGAAACCCAAGGCCTCCTCcagagtggaggaggggggtcTGGATAACGTGGCTCCTCGAACAGTCTCTGAGCATGTTGCTATTACCAAGCCAGAGCCCACGGTTACTTCG CCCAAGCCTACCTGCATGGTGCAGCCTATGACACATGCACCTCCTGCTAGCAAAGAGCggcatgaggaagaggaggagaagaaggtgtGCCTTCCTGGTTTTACAGGACTGGTCAACCTTGGCAACACCTGCTTCATGAACAGTGTTATCCAATCCCTATCCAACACCAGAGAACTCAGGGATTACTTCCATG ATCGAGGATTTGAGGCTGAAATCAACTGCAGTAATCCGCTGGGAACAGGAGGCAGGCTAGCCATCGGCTTTGCAGTGCTGCTCAGGGCCCTTTGGAAAGGAACACATCATGCCTTCCAACCCTCAAAGCTCAAG GCGATTGTGGCCAGCAAAGCCAGTCAGTTTACGGGTTACGCCCAGCACGACGCTCAGGAGTTCATGGCTTTCTTGCTGGATGGGCTCCACGAGGACTTGAACCGCATTCAGAATAAACCATATACAGAGACGGTCGACTCGGACGGACGTCTGGATGAA ATGGTGGCAGAGGAGGCATGGCAGAGGCACAAGATGAGGAACGACTCCTTTATCGTTGATCTTTTCCAAGGCCAGTTCAAATCCAAGCTGGTTTGCCCCACATGCTCCaag GTGTCAATCACCTTTGACCCCTTCCTCTACCTCCCAGTCCCATTGCCACAGAAACAAAAGGTGCTGTCCGTTTTCTACTTTGCTAAGGAACCACATAAAAAACCTATCAAG tttttggttAGTGTGAGCAAGGAGAACTCCAGCACTTTTGAAGTCCTGGAATCCATATCCAGGAGCGTGAGGGTCAAACCAGAGAACCTGAGACTGGCAGAG GTTGGGAAGAACCGCTTCCACCGCATGTTCCTGCCGTCCCATTCTCTGGACACGGTGTCCTCCTCTGACACACTGTTCTGCTTTGAGGTGCTATCCAAAGACCTGGCCAAAGAGAGAGTGGTTTTGCTCAGAGTACAACAG AAACTCCAGGTCCCTAATATCCCCATCTCAAAGTGTGCTGCCTGCCTGAAGCCGCCAGTTTGTGAGGAGGACAAACTGAAACGCTGCACTCGCTGCTATCGTGTAGGCTACTGCAATCA AGTATGTCAGAGAACCCACTGGCCCAATCACAAGGGTCTCTGTCGACCCAACACGGAATATGTGGGCCTGCCCTTCCTGGCCAGCGTGCCAGAGTCTCGACTCTCCTACGCCCGCCTCACTCAGCTTCTAGAGGGCTACTCCAG ATTTTCCATCAACGTGTTTCAGCCTCCTTTCCAGTCAGGCAGGACATCCCCTGAGTCATCCCAGTGCCGAGCAGACCTCCACCCAGTGCCAGCAGCCTCATCTGATGGTGTTGGATCAGGGGATGAAGCCATGGGTGGGAGCAGTCCTGTAGGAGCAGGTGACATGGAGCTGGAGAGCCCCTCTCTGCTGCCTGAGCAGGCAGAGTGCGGTCTTGTCTCAGCCCCCCACTCTGTGGAGGCAGTGTCCGTCTCGTCCTCCCAGACTTCTCTCTCCACCACGCGAACCTCAGATTCAGGATTCTCTGAGCCAGTCACTACAaattcctgctgctctctggacCCTCACGCTGAAAAAGAGACGTCATGTGAGAAGGCCATCCGGCCAGAAG CTGCAGTAACCGGGTACCAGCAACCAAGTGAGACAGCATCAGGTCATGCCAGTCAGTTCTACATCTCTCTGCTGGACTCAAACAACAAAGAACAGAGGCTGGATGAGAACG AAGACTTGCTCGCTGACCTCCCTGAAGACGTGACCTTGGAGCTGGTATGGAAAAACAACGAACGCCTGAAGGAGTACGTGCTGGTGAGCTCTAAGGAGCTGGACTACGAGGAGGACCCTGGCTCTCTGAGTGAGACAGCCAGAGCTGGACACTTCACCCTGGAGCAGTGCCTTAACCTCTTTACCAAGCCTGAGGTGCTGGCACCAGAAGAGGCATG GTATTGTCCAAAATGCCAGCAGCACCGTGAGGCctccaaacagctgctgctgtggcgtCTGCCCAACGTTCTGATCATCCAGCTCAAACGCTTCTCCTTCAGGAGCTTCATCTGGAGGGATAAGATCAATGACATGGTGGACTTCCCCGTCAG GAATCTGGACCTGAGTAAGTTCTGCATAGGCCAGAAGGATGAGATGCAACAACCTCCTATCTATGACTTGTATGCAGTCATCAACCACTACGGTGGAATGATAGGTGGCCACTACACAGCCTACGCTCGCCTGCCAAGCGACAAGAACAGCCAGCGCAGTGATGTTG GCTGGCGTCTGTTTGATGACAGCACTGTGACAATGGTGGAGGAGAGCCAGGTGGTAACACGCTACGCCTACGTCCTGTTCTACCGGCGACGCAACTCCCCTGTTGAGAGGCCACCACGGTTCCACCGGCCTGTAGGAGCCGAGTCGCCCACCGCTGCAGGAGCTACTGCCAGCCAG GCCTCTCTGATATGGCGGGAactggagcaggaagaggaggggctTGACGAAGGCCCTCGCAGACTGTTCCGCTCTGCGCTGTGGAGGCCGCAAAGTCAGAggaacagggaggaggaagaaaaggataGAACAGAGGAGCCGGTACGACGGCACCGTGGGCAGAGGATGTCGGAGTATCCCGACGATGACTGTGTGCGATATTTTGTTGTGGGCACGCTGACTGCAGTGCTGGCTCTGTTGGTCAATCTACTCTACCCTCTTCTTTACAAAGGCAACTGA